Proteins encoded in a region of the Eschrichtius robustus isolate mEscRob2 chromosome 14, mEscRob2.pri, whole genome shotgun sequence genome:
- the TPCN1 gene encoding two pore channel protein 1, giving the protein MAVSLDDDVPLILTLDEGGSTPLAPSNGLGQEDLPSRNGGTYAVHDSCTPSLSSGGESSPSSLTGHNWEMNYQEAAIYLQEGENNDKFFTHPKNAKALAAYLFAHNHLFYLMELSAALLLLLLSLCEAPAVPALRLGIYVHATLELFALMVVVFELCMKLRWLGLHTFIRHRRTMVKTSVLVVQFVEAIVVLVRQTSHVRVTRALRCIFLVDCRYCGGVRRNLRQIFQSLPPFMDILSLLLFFMIIFAILGFYLFSPNPSDPYFSTLENSIVSLFVLLTTANFPDVMMPSYSRNPWSCVFFIVYLSIELYFIMNLLLAVVFDTFNDIEKHKFKSLLLHKRTAIQHAYRLLIRQRGPAGISYRQFEGLMRFYKPRMSAGERYLTFKALNQSNSLLLSLKDFQDIYEVAALKWKAKRNREHWFDELPRTAFLIFKGINILVKSKAFQYFMYLVVAVNGVWILVETFMLKGGNFFSKHVPWSYLVFLTIYGVELFLKVAGLGPVKYLSSGWNLFDFSVTAFAFLGLLALAFNMEPFYFIVVLRPLQLLRLFKLKKRYRNVLDTMFELLPRMASLGLTLLIFYYSFAIVGMEFFCGILYPNCCNTSTVADAYRWLSHTVDNRTVVEEGYYYLNNFDNILNSFVTLFELTVVNNWYIIMEGVTSQTSHWSRLYFMTFYIVTMVVMTIIVAFILEAFVFRMNYSRKNRDSEVDGGITLEKEISKDELIAVLKLYREAWGAASDIAQLLKILSQMERYEQNTLVFLGRRSRTKSDLSLKMYQEEIQEWYAEHARKQEEQQRQLSGRVVPTAQQPPGGRQRSQTIT; this is encoded by the exons GAAGGTGAGAATAATGACAAGTTCTTCACCCACCCCAAGAATGCCAAAGCGCTGGCGGCCTACCTCTTTGCTCATAACCACCTCTTCTACCTGATGGAGCTGTCCGCGGccctgctcctgctgctgctctccctgtgcgAGGCTCCGGCCGTGCCCGCGCTCCGGCTGGGCATTTAC GTCCACGCGACCCTGGAGCTGTTTGCGCTGATGGTGGTCGTGTTTGAACTCTGCATGAAGTTGCGGTGGCTGGGCCTTCACACCTTCATCCGGCACAGACGGACCATGGTCAAG ACCTCTGTGCTGGTGGTGCAGTTCGTTGAGGCCATCGTGGTGTTGGTACGGCAGACGTCCCACGTGCGGGTGACCCGGGCGCTGCGCTGCATCTTCCTGGTGGACTGTCGGTACTGCGGTGGCGTCCGGCG CAACCTGCGCCAGATTTTCCAGTCCCTGCCGCCCTTCATGGACATCCTCTCGCTGCTCCTCTTCTTCATGATCATTTTTGCCATCCTTG GTTTCTACTTGTTCTCCCCTAATCCTTCAGACCCC tACTTCAGCACCCTGGAGAACAGCATTGTCAGTCTGTTTGTCCTTCTGACCACCGCCAA TTTCCCAGATGTGATGATGCCCTCCTACTCCCGGAACCCCTGGTCCTGCGTCTTCTTCATCGTGTACCTCTCCATCGAGCTGTACTTCATCATGAACCTG CTTCTGGCCGTGGTATTTGACACCTTCAATGACATCGAGAAACACAAGTTCAAGTCTTTGCTGCTACACAAGCGAACCGCCATCCAGCACGCCTACCGCCTGCTCATCAGGCAACGG ggGCCTGCCGGCATCTCCTACAGGCAGTTTGAAGGCCTGATGCGCTTCTACAAGCCCCGGATGAGCGCCGGGGAGCGCTATCTCACGTTCAAGGCCCTGAATCAGAGCAACTCGCTTCTGCTCAG CCTGAAGGACTTTCAAGACATCTACGAAGTTGCCGCCTTGAAGTGGAAG GCAAAGAGAAATAGAGAGCACTGGTTTGATGAGCTTCCCAGGACAGCATTCCTCATCTTCAAAG GAATTAATATCCTTGTGAAGTCCAAGGCCTTCCAGTATTTCATGT ACTTGGTGGTGGCAGTCAATGGGGTCTGGATCCTTGTGGAGACCTTCATGCTGAAAG GCGGGAACTTCTTCTCCAAGCATGTACCCTGGAGTTACCTCGTCTTTCTGACTA TTTACGGGGTGGAGCTGTTCCTGAAAGTAGCCGGCCTCGGCCCCGTCAAGTACTTGTCCTCCGGATGGAATCT gttCGACTTCTCCGTCACAGCGTTCGCCTTCCTGGGACTGCTGGCTCTGGCCTTCAACATGGAGCCCTTTTATTTCATAGTGGTCCTGCGTCCCCTCCAGCTGCTGAG GTTGTTTAAACTGAAGAAGCGTTACCGCAACGTGCTGGACACCATGTTTGAACTGCTGCCGCGGATGGCCAG CCTGGGCCTCACCCTGCTCATCTTTTACTACTCCTTCGCCATCGTGGGCATGGAATTCTTCTGTGGAATCCTCTACCCCAACTGCTGCAA TACAAGCACAGTGGCAGACGCCTACCGCTGGCTCAGTCACACCGTGGACAACAGGACCGTGGTGGAGGAAGGCTACTACTATCTCAATAATTTTGACAACATCCTGAACAGCTTTG TGACCTTGTTTGAGCTCACAGTTGTCAACAACTGGTACATCATCATG GAAGGCGTCACCTCGCAGACCTCCCACTGGAGCCGCCTCTACTTCATGACCTTCTACATCGTGACCATG GTGGTGATGACTATCATCGTCGCCTTCATCCTCGAAGCCTTCGTCTTCCGAATGAACTACAGCCGCAAGAACCGGGACTCGGAAG TTGATGGCGGTATCACCCTTGAGAAGGAAATCTCCAAAGATGAGCTGATTGCTGTCCTGAAGCTCTACCGGGAGGCATGGGGAGCCGCCTCGGACATCGCCCAGCTGCTCAAGATCCTCTCCCAGATGGAGAGATACGAG CAAAATACCTTGGTGTTTCTGGGACGGAGATCGAGGACCAAAAGCGATCTGAGCCTAAAGATGTACCAAGAGGAGATTCAG GAGTGGTATGCGGAGCACGCCCGGAAGCAGGAGGAGCAGCAACGGCAGCTCAGCGGCCGCGTGGTCCCCACTGCCCAGCAGCCTCCGGGCGGCCGCCAGCGCTCCCAGACCATCACCTAA